Genomic window (Geoalkalibacter ferrihydriticus DSM 17813):
AAATTGTTCAGCGCCGGTTGCGCGAAATCGGCATCGACGTGCGGCTCAGGGTCATCGAATGGGCATCGTTTCTCAAGGAGTTCGTCACTCCCGGAAATTTCGACGCCATCATCATGGGCTGGACCATTCCCCCAGATCCCGACGCCTATGCCGTATGGCATTCCGCAAGTGCCCGGCCGGGGGGACTCAATTTCATCGGTTTTGAAAACGCCGAAGTCGATGAACTTCTGGAAAAGGGGCGCCGCACCCTCGATCAGGACGAGCGCAAAAAATACTACGACCGTTTCCAGGAAATTCTTGCCGAAGAGCAGCCCTACACTTTTCTCTTCGTGCCCGATGCCCTGCCGGTTGTGGCCCGGCGCTTTCGCGGCATCGAACCGGCACCGGCGGGAATCGGTTACAATTTCATCCACTGGTATGTACCCGAAGGCGAACAGAAGTATGACTGGTAGGGCGCACCGGTGTGTGCCCGAGGGCGGACTGAGTCCGCCCCTACACATTCCTTTCAATCAATGACTCTGGCTGATTAACTCAATGTTGCACTACCTGGCCAAACGCCTGTTGATGATGATTCCCCTGCTGCTGGGGATTACTCTGATTTCCTTCGTGGTGATCCATCTGGCGCCGGGCGAACCCACCGACCTGCAGGTTGAACTCAATCCCGAAGCCAGCGTCGAGCTCAAAGAGCGCCTGCGCGCCCAGTACGATCTCGATAAGCCGCTGATGGTGCAGTACGGCTTATGGCTCAAACGCCTGGCGGTTCTTGATTTCGGCGAATCCTTCAGTCAGGACCGGCGTCCCGTGATGGAGAAGATTGCCGAACGTCTGCCCATCACCATTCTCATCAATGTGCTCTCCATCGGCTTGATCCTGCTGGTCGCCACGCCCATCGGCATTCTTTCCGCGGTGCGTCAGAATTCCCTTTTCGATCGGATCACCACGGTGTTTGTCTTTATCGGCTTTGCCACGCCGTCTTTCTGGCTTGCGCTGCTGCTCATGGATTATCTGGGGGTGCGGCTAGGTCTGTTTCCGATCTCCGGAATTCGCTCCCTGGGTTATGAGTATCTGAGCTGGGGCGGGCAACTCTGGGACCGGCTCCATCATCTGCTGCTGCCGGTATTCGTTTCGGCCTTCGGCGGACTGGCGGGATTTTCGCGCTACATGCGCTCCAATATGCTTGAGGTGGTACGTCAGGACTACATTCTTACCGCCCGCGCCAAGGGCCTCTCCGAAAGCGTTGTGATCTACAAGCATGCCCTGCGCAATGCCCTGTTGCCGGTGATTACAATCCTTGGTCTGTCGGTACCGAGCCTGATCGGCGGCAGCGTGATTTTCGAGACGATTTTTGCCATTCCCGGCATGGGCAAACTGTTCTTCGACAGCGTCATGATGCGTGACTACCCAGTGATCATGGGAGTGCTGGTCATAGGTGCGGTTCTGACCCTGGTCGGTAACCTGATTGCCGACATCAGTTACGCCCTGGCCGATCCGCGCATCCGCAATACCTAGAACCCGGGAGTCGAACGTGCTGCGTGCAAAACCTATGAAACTTGGGAATATGCTCAAAGAAGCCGGACTGATTAACCCCATTCAGCTCAAATCGGCCCTGTCCTATCAGCGCAGTAGCGGCGGACGCCTGGGCTCGGCCCTGATCGCTCTGAAATATATTTCCGAAGATACCCTGCTGGATTTTCTGGCTGAGCAACTGAAAGTGACCCGCATCGATTTGAGCCGACGGCGCCTCTCGGAAGACATCGTCCGATCCCTGCCGGAGAGCAAGGCCCGCCAGTACAACGTAATTCCCGTGGCGCGCAAGGAGCATGGCGGGGCGCTATATTTGTTGGTGGCCATGAGCGATCCCACCAATCTTGGCTTGACGGATGAGTTGCAGGCCCTCACCGGATGCCGCATTCGACCGGCCCTCGCTAGCGAGGATTCCATCCGCGAGGCCATCGACACCTATTACAGCGCTCTCAGCGGCGAAGATGAAAGTTCCCTTTCTGAAGCCCTGGATCAGATTCTTCTGGCAAGTGGGCGCTCTGAGCCGTCCGCGGATGCAGCAAGGCCCTGGAGCGATGCTCAGGCTGATCGTCTGCACCGCCTGGTCGAATTGCTGGTCCGCAAAGGGGTGCTCAGTGTCGAGGAGGCCAGGTCACTGCAATGAGCGCCATTCCCGATTTAAATCGATCCTCTTTTTTGCGCGATGTTTTTTTGCAGCGTCTGCGGCGCAATCGCATGGCCATGGCCGGGGCGAGCATTGTCGCTTTCATGTTTATCCTGGCGATCGTCGCGCCCTTGTGGAAGGATCCCGCGCACATCGACATCACCCTGGCCCTGCTGCCGCCGAGTTGGGCTCATCCCCTCGGTACAGATGATCTCGGCCGTGATGTTCTGGCGCGCATTCTCTTCGGGGCGCGCATTTCGCTGCTGGTCGGTTTTGTCGCGGTGGGCATCGCTACCCTCATCGGCATTGTCCTGGGTGCGTTGTCCGGCTATTACGGACGCTGGACCGACAGCGTCATCATGCGCTTTGTCGACATCATGCTGTGCTTTCCGACATTTTTCCTGATTCTGGCGGTAATCGCTTTTCTCGAGCCGTCCATCTGGAACATCATGATCATCATCGGCTTGACCGGCTGGATGGGCGTGGCGCGCCTGGTCCGCGCAGAGTTTCTCTCTCTGCGCGAGCGTGATTTTGTTCAGGCGGCGCGGGCCCTGGGAGCCTCCGATGGGCGCATTATCTTTCGCCATTTGCTGCCCAACGCCCTCTCACCCGTGCTGGTATCCGCCACCCTGGGGGTCGCCGGGGCGATTCTCACCGAAAGTGCCCTGTCGTTTCTGGGGATAGGCGTCCAGCCACCGACGCCGTCCTGGGGCAATATGCTGATTTCAGGCAAGCAGACTCTGGGCACCGCCTGGTGGCTCTCCGTGTTCCCCGGAGTGGCGATTCTTCTTACGGTGCTGGGCTACAACCTGCTCGGCGAAGGTATCCGCGACGCCCTGGATCCGCGACTGAAGGAATAGTGATGAGTGATGAGACGGATAAGGTTTCCGGAACCTTGGCGTTGAGTTCGGATCTGGAACCGGTGGACATTCTTGCTCTGCGGGTTCGGGCTTTTCGCCTCGGTGAGTTTGGCCTGGTCTATGACAGCTATCATGCCGAGTCTTTTTTTCGCGAACAGTTTCCCGATCGCGATGACTACATCCGCTATGCATGGGCGCATCTGCGGCGCGATTTTCGGATTCGGTTTTGCCGGGTGCTGGCATCGCGCCTGGTGAGCGCTGAAGAATTTCATCTGATCTTTCATCAGGCCGTCGAGGTTACGCAAGGGCAGATCGAAACTTTGGAAATGGCGCGCTTTTTCGCTACCGAGCAAGGTTGGCGCTATCACTCCAGCCAGAAGATGGAACGCAGCGAATTTGATGGCCCCGTCGAAAAAATTCGCTTTCTCGATTTCGATAAATTGCATCCTCGGCTGTTTTTCTAACCTCCTTGCGGAACATCCATGCCTGAACTTCCCGAAGTCGAAACCGTGCGTCGTGGCTTGGCGCCCCACGTTCGCGGACGCCGCATAACACGGATTCTGGTGCGTAATGCAGGTCTGCGACAACCGGTTCCCAGCGACCTTCAGCACCGCTTCAGCGGCGCATTGGTTCATGAGATTCAGAGACGCGGCAAGTATCTGCTGTTTGGGACCGATGTCGGCTGGATGATACTGCACTTGGGCATGTCGGGGGTTTTGCGGCTGGTCGACTCGTCGCAACCGGCCCACAAGCACGATCATGTGGATATGGACTTGGACGACGGGCGGGTGCTGCGTTTCACTGATCCGCGCCGCTTTGGCCTGCTGTTGTGGACTGCCGAGAACCCCTTGCAACATCCCCTGCTGGCCGGACTGGGCCCTGAGCCCCTGGATGCAACTTTTGACGGCGCCTACCTGTGGGCCAGGGCGCGGGGGCGCAGTTTGGCAGTTAAATCCTTTCTTATGGACAGCCGAATTGTGGTCGGCGTCGGCAATATTTACGCCAGCGAAGCCCTGTTCCGCGCTTGTATTCGTCCCGATCGAGCGGCAGGCGGCATCGGGCGCCTGCGCTACGAGAGGCTCGCCCAAGCCGTCAAGGCGGTTTTGGCTGAGGCCATTGAGGCGGGCGGCACCACTCTGCGCGATTTTGTCGACGGCGAGGGGCGTCCCGGCTATTTCCGTGTGCAGCTTCAAGTTTACGGTCGCCGCGGCGAACCCTGCCCCCGCTGTGGAAAGCCCTTGGCGGTGGCCACCATCGGACAGCGTTCAAGCTTTTTCTGTCGCAGTTGTCAGCGCTGATCCCGGCGCGGAGAGCGCATTGCGTGATGTTGCGGGGAAGGGAGCAAGGAATGGAGAATTTTTCTTTTGTCATGCCGTACAAAGTGCGCGTCGTGGACATCAACTACGGCGGTCATGTCTCCAATGCTGCGGTGCTCAACTACTTTCAGGATGCCCGCATTGCCTATCTTGCCGCTCTCGGCCCCTATTCCGAACTCGATATCGGCAACGGCTGCGGCCTGATCATGCCCGAATCCCACGTGCACTATCATGCGGAAATGTTTCACGGTGAGGATCTGAATATCGGCGTGCGGACCCACCTGTTAGGGCGCTCGTCCTTTGAGCTTGCGTACCGTATTGAACGCGGCAGCGAACTGGTCGCCGAAGGCACCACGCCCTTGGTCGCCTTCGATTATCAGGCTCGCAAACCACGCCGCCTGCCCGCCGCGTTCAAAGAGTCCCTGGCTCGGTTTGAGAGACTCGATCCACGCAATCCGCCCGAGAAGTGCTAAGCTTATAGATAAAACAGACAACAGACAACGGACAAAACGGAGGTCATCATGCCTGTCCCCCGTATCAGCCCCGCAGAAGCACGAAGCAAGGTACAGAACGGCTCAGGATTGCTGGTTTGTGCTTACGCCGAGCCGGAGAAGTTTTCGCAAAATCACCTGGAAGGAGCCCTGTCGCGGCAGGATTTCGAGGCGCGCCTTGGTGAAATTTCGAAAGACACGGAGATCATCTTTTACTGCGCCTGAACAGCGGAACACAGTGCTGCCGGTCTGGCGGCCGAATACCGCAAGCAGGGTTACGAAAACGCTAAAGCTTTGCTGGGTGGCGTAAAAGGATGGCAGGAAGCGGGCTTTAAGCTGATTTAGCGAGCCTCAGGTCTCCTTGAGTTTGCCCGGGGTTGCCCATAAAGGGTACTCATGAGAAGGTCAACATTAGGCCAAGCTTCCGGACGTTTCTGACAAGAAAAAAGCCTGCCGTGGGGGCAGGCTTTTTTCTTGTTTAAAAAGGGTTGGGTTGCGATTAGTTGCCGGGCAGAATTTCGACAAGCTCGAATTCGAAATTTAGTGCATTGCCGGCCAGGGGATGATTTCCGTCAAGGGTAATGCTGTCGGGACTGACCGCTGCCACCCATACGGGAAATCCCTCATCCTCATTCTCATCGTCATCGCCGGCGAGTTCAAGCATTTCACCTTCTTCGGGGTCCATATCCGGGGGCAGGTCGCTACGCGGCACTTCAAAAACCATTTCAGCGCTGCGCTCGCCATAGGCGTCCGCGGCTTCCAGACGTACGGTGCGGCTTTCGCCCGGACTCATTCCGATGATGGCCTGCTCGATGGCGGGGAAAACTTCGCCGGCACCGACAGTGAACTCCAGAGGTTCGGCCTCACAGCCGCAATCATCTTCAGTGCTGCCGCAGCCCTGACCTTCGTGCTCACCTTCGCAGCCGCAATCATCATCGTTGCAGTCTTCGGAGGATTCAAAAATGGTTCCGTCATCAAGGCGACCGATAAAGTGCAGCCTTACCCGGTCGCCGGTTTTTACCTGGGTCATGAATTGATCCTTTCAGTGTTGGTATAAGGTCCGAGAATTCTAGCGCGAATGCCCATTCAGGAGCAAGGGAAAGTGCGGTGCGATCAGCCGGTTTCCCTGGTCGGCAACCGCAGAAGATGGAGGGTTACGCCCGAAGCGATGAGAAAAAGCAGTGCTTTGACCCAAGTTATAGGCACCACCAGCAGAGCGGAAATGGAGATGCTGATCCACAGCAGGGTAATGGCGCTGATCTTGGCGCGTAGAGGAATCCCCTCACCTTCCAGATAGCCGTTGATCATTGGCCCGAGGCGCGGATGGCCGATGAGCCAGTTGTAGAATTTTTCGGAACTGCGTGCAAAGCAGGCTGCGGCCAGCAGCAACAAGGGCACGGTCGGCAGCAGTGGCAGGAAGATGCCAAGGACGCCAAGTCCGGTGCTGAGGAGCCCGGCGGCGAGGAGCGCCAGTTTCAGCGCTCGGGCTCGTAAGGGCTCAGGGGTTGGTTGATCGACAGGAGTCATAGGTTTTTTCAGCATGAGATCAGAGGGTGCAGATTTTCAGGATAATCGCGGATACATCAATGACACAGAGTAAAAAGAAAATCCACCTCGATCCAGCCTTTTCTATGTTTATCCGCGCCTACTGATCTGAGTTTTGCAAGCAGTATAAGCGATGATCGCGACTGTGTCTTTGACTCTTGTCAAGAGTGCATAAAAAAAGCCCCGGAAGCTAGGGTACCGCTTCCGGGGCTTTTTTGCGATCAGGGCTTAAATGTCAGCAACCAAGTTGCTTAAAGAAGTCGTTGCCCTTGTCATCGACCAGAATGAAGGCCGGGAAGTCGACCACTTCGATTTTCCACACCGCCTCCATTCCCAGTTCGGGATAGTCGATGCATTCGACCTTCTTGATGTTTTCCTCGGCCAGCAGCGCGGCGGGGCCGCCGATGGAGCCCAGGTAGAAGCCGCCGTGCTTTTTGCACGCATCGGTGACTTGCTGGCTGCGGTTGCCCTTGGCGATCATGATCAGCGAGCCGCCGTTGCTTTGCAGCAGGTCGACATAGCTGTCCATGCGTCCGGCGGTGGTGGGGCCGAAGGAACCCGAGGGTTTTCCTTTAGGCGTTTTTGCCGGTCCGGCGTAGTAGATGGGGTGCTTCTTGAGGTAGTCGGGCAGGGGCTTGCCGGCGTCAAGCAGTTCCTTGAACTTGGCATGAGCGATGTCGCGCCCGACGACGATGGTGCCGGTGAGCAGCAGCGGAGTGGCCACGGGATGCTTGGTCAGTTCGGCGAGCATCGCCTCCATGGGCTGGTTGAGGTCGATCTTGACGCCGTGGTCGTGCTTGCGCCGATAGGCGTCGGGAATCAGGCGGCCGGGGTTGCTGTCCATTTCTTCGACCCACAGCCCTTCCTTGTTGATTTTGGCCTTGATGTTACGGTCGGCGGAGCAGGAGACACCCATGCCTACCGGGCAGGAGGCGCCGTGGCGGGGCAGGCGGATGACGCGGATGTCATGAGCGAAGTATTTGCCGCCGAATTGTGCGCCGATGCCCAGTTTCTGTGCCGCTTTGAGCAGCTTTTCTTCCAGCTCGACGTCGCGAAAGGCCTGGCCGTGCTCGTTGCCCGTGGTGGGCAGAGAATCATAATACTTGGTTGAGGCCATTTTTACCGTCTTCAGGCAGGTCTCGGCCGAAGTGCCACCGATGGCAAATGCGATGTGGTAGGGGGGGCAAGCGGCGGTGCCCAGGGATTTCATTTTTTCCACGAGAAACTTTTCAAGCTTTTCGGGCGTCAGCAGGGCCTTGGTTTCCTGGTAGAGCATGGTCTTGTTGGCGCTGCCGCCACCCTTGGCGACGAAAAGGAATTTGTACTCATTGCCCTCGGCCGCATAGAGATCGATCTGCGCCGGAAGGTTGGTGCCGGTGTTCTTTTCGGTGTACATATCGAGGGCAACGGTTTGCGAGTAGCGCAGATTCTCTTCCGTGTAGGTTTTGTAAACCCCCTGGGAGAGCATTTCCGCGTCGTTGCAGTCGGTCCAGACTTTCTGGCCTTTTTTGCCGACGATGCAGGCGGTGCCAGTATCCTGGCAGAAGGGCAATTCAAAGTTGGCCGAAACCTCGGCGTTGCGCAAAAAGGCGACGGCTACCCCCTTGTCGTTCATGGAAGCTTCGGGGTCGGAGAGAATTTTGGCGACCTGCTCGTTGTGTTCGGGACGCAGCAGGAAGGAGACATCGCGAAATGCCTGGTTAGCCAGCACGCTCAAGCCTTCGGGCACAACTTTAAGAATTTCCTGGCCGTCGAAATTTGTTGTGCTGACGTACTTCTGCGACTCGGGAAGCAGGCGGTACTTGGTTTCGTCTTTGCCCAGCGGAAAAGGTTCCTGGTACACGAAATCCGGCATCTTCTTCTCTCCTTTGCTCATGGGAATTGTAGTCGGCAGCGGTGCAGGACACAGCCGCTGCCCATCGAACCTTGTGCAGCCGTTATTATATATACTGTATACACTTTTGTCGACCATTTAGCGGCGTTCTCGCAGTGTGATTTCAGTAAGGTATAATTGTCTGCAGACAGTGCCGGCAAAACATTCCATAAAAGGATTTTGCGATGAATAAAAATCAGCCACGCGCAGCCATCATCGGCGGCATGCGCACTCCCTTCGTTAAGGCAGGGGGGCCATTTCGTCACATCGATCCGTTGAAGCTTTCGAGCCACGCCGTGCGCGGTCTTCTGGAGCGCTTCGCTCTTGATCCCGCGAAGGTCGATCGGTTGGTGTGGGGCCGGGTCATCCATGATCCGCACATCTCCAATCTGGCACGGGAAATCGTCTTTGATCTCAAATTGCCTGCCCATATTCACGCTGACCTGGTGTCCAACAACTGTATAACCGGCATTCATGCCATGATGGCGGTGAGCGACGCCATTGCCCTGGGTCAATGTGAGGTCGGCATTGCCGGCGGGGTGGAATCCATGTCCAACACGCCGCTGCTGTTCGGTCACGATGCCACGCGCATTTTCACTGACGCGGCCATGGCTAAGGCCTTGGTCGACCGTTTAAAAATTCTGGCGCAATTGCGACCGGGACATTTTAAACCCCGTGCCCTTGGCGTCAAGGAACCCTCGACCGGATTGTCCATGGGCGAGCATGCGGAAATTTCTGCAAAAAAGTGGGACGTTAACCGCCGCGAACAGGACGAAATCGCCCTGCGCAGCCATCAGCGCGCGGCTGCCGCCACCGCCGATGGACGGCTGAAGGCAGAGATTTATCCTCTAGGAGGCGTGGCGCACGACACTATCGTGCGCGGCGACACCAGCCTGGAAAAACTCGCAAAACTACCAGCGGTTTTTGATCGCAGCGCCTCTGGGACCATTAGTGCCGGAAACGCGAGCCCCTTGACGGATGGTGCCTCAGCTTTGCTGCTCATGTCCGAGGAGCGTGCCGCGGTCGAAGAGCTTGAGGTTCTCGCCCTTATCAAAGCCGTGGAATTTGCCGCTATCGATCCCGCTGATGGGTTGCTCATGGCGCCGGCGGTGGCGGTGCCACGTTTGTTGCGGCGGACCGGTTTGACCCTTGACCAGATGGATATCGTGGAAATGCATGAAGCCTTTGGTGCCCAGGTGGCGTGTAATCTCAAGGCCTGGGAAAAAGGCTGGAAGGAGGCTGCCGTCGGTGGGGTTGACCCGGAAAAACTCAATCCCCTGGGCAGCTCCATTGCCGTTGGCCATCCCTTCGGCGCTACGGGTACGCGTATTCTCACCACTCTGGCGAATGAGATGGCACGCCGCAAAGTCAAATATGGGCTCGTATCCATCTGCGCTGCGGGTGCCATGGCGGCCGCAGTGATCCTTGAACGGCCGTAGGGGCGAACTTTGTATTCGCCCTGTGTATTCGCCCAAGCTGTGTTCGCCCAGGGCAAGGCATGCCTTGCCCCTACGAGGTTCTCCGTGGTAAATGTTTAGCCTGCCAGATGAATCTCACCCCCCTCCAGGATTTTCCCCATGCAGAAGATGTTGAAGCTGATCCTGACCTCCAGGGTCTACGATGCCGCCATTGAAACCCCTTTGGACGAGGCACAGGGTCTTTCTGCCCTCCTTGGCAACCGGGTACTGCTCAAGCGCGAGGATCTGCAGCCGGTTTTTTCCTTCAAGCTGCGCGGTGCCTACAACCGCATTGCCCATTTCTCTCCCGAAGAACGCAGCCGCGGGGTCATTGCCGCCTCAGCAGGAAATCACGCCCAGGGCGTGGCTTTTTCGGCGCGTATGCTCGGCATTGCCGCCACCATCGTCATGCCGGCGACCACCCCGCAGATCAAGGTGGATGCCGTTTCGGGTTACGGTGCCCGCATCGTGCTTTTTGGAGACAATTATTCGGAAGCCGCCGACCATTGCGCCCGTCTTGCCGAAGAAACGGGCATGGCCTTCGTTCATCCCTTTGATGATGAACTGGTCATTGCCGGACAGGGGACCGTGGCCGATGAACTCCTGCGGCAGAGCGCGGGCAAGCTCGATGCCGTATTCGTACCCGTGGGCGGCGGCGGACTGATAGCTGGAATGGCGGTATACCTCAAGGCGCTGCGGCCCGATGTGCGCATCATCGGAGTTGAGCCCCGGGATGCCGACGCCATGACGCGCTCCCTGGAGGCTGGCCGCCGCGTGCGACTTGATTCGGTGGGGATTTTCGCCGACGGGGTGGCGGTGCGCGAGGTCGGGCGGCTGAACTTCGAGCTGTGTCGCAAGTATGTGGATGAGATGGTGCTGGTCGATACGGACGAGCTGTGCAGCGCCATCAAGAGCGTTTACCAGGCCACCCGCTCCATCGTTGAGCCGGCTGGAGCGCTGGCTTTGGCCGGGCTGCAGAAATACGTGCGTGAGCGCAAGCCGGTGGGCCAGACCCTGGTGGCGATCAATTCCGGGGCCAATATGAATTTCGACCGGTTGCGCTATGTGGCCGAACGCACCCTGGTGGGGGAAAAAAAAGAGGCCCTGTTCGCCGTGACCATTCCCGAGCAGCCCGGTTCCCTCAAACGCTTCTGCCAGGACCTGGTAGCGGGGCGCAATATCACGGAATTCAATTACCGCCTGTCACAGCGTGATCATGCCCATATTTTTGTCGGCATCACGGTGCGCGACGAGGAGGAGCGCCTGAGTTTCGGCAAGCGTATGAACGAGGCGGGTTTTGTCAACCTCGATTTAACCGATAATGAACTGGCGAAAACCCATATCCGCTACATGGTCGGCGGCCGTTCGACAACGGCCGGCCGCGAGTTTCTCTACCGTTTCTGGTTTCCCGAGCGGCCGGGTGCCTTGGGGCGATTCCTCGACGCCATGGGCGCCAACTGGAACATCTCACTTTTTCACTATCGCGCCCAAGGTGGAGAGTTCGGCAGGGTACTCATCGGCCTGGAAATTCCCGAAGGAGACGATGCCGAGTTCCAGAAGTTTCTCGGAAATCTCGGCTATCGGTATCAGGAAGAGACGAGCAATCCTGCCTACCGACTTTTTCTCTGAATCGGACTGGCCGCTCCGGGGTTTCCTGGTAAAGTGTGACTTGTAGGTCCAACCCAAGGAAAGGAGGATTCTTTATGGTGCGCTTTTATGATCCCCCCAACATCGCCGAACAGGCTGTCGTCGAAGGTATCCTGCGCAAGGCCGGAATTGAATTTGTCCTGGCGCCCGGTGCCGAATCAGAAAACGGCCCGTCCCAGATTCTTGTCGCCGAGGAAGATGTGCCTCGCGCCATGGAGCTTCTCGCTCAGCAAGGCCGTGCCTGAGGTAAAAGTTCAGATGCGATTGATTCATCGCTCCGCAGCTTGCGGTGCGTCCTGAAACAGTTCGCGACGGACTGTTTGTCCTGATCTTATCAACTCCTGCGAGGAGTTTTTTTATGACGAAGGGTTGGTCGTCGGTTTTTCCAATGAACGAGGCAGTTTTTTTCCGGTCATTACGCGGAGGTTTTGTTTGAGATTCCGGCATTTCGCGAAAGCAGAAGTGTTTGGAAGGCAAGGAAAATCTAATGGTCTTGTTTTTTAGTCAAACCTTTAACGCTTAATGATTCATTATATCCATAGCTTGTCATCAGTCGTGGTTCGCCGGACGTTACCCCTGGCATGCGCCCTGCAAAAAACCGGACATCCATCTATATGTTTTCGCTTTTTTGCTCCTAGGGAGGAGTGCCCGTGACCCAGACTATCTTTATCGCCGATCCCGAGGCGACCGAAAGCCTGCTGAATGGACTTGGCGCCAGGGGATTCTCGCCCCTGCACGCACAAACTTTCGACCAGCTTCTGTCTCTCTGCGAGGGGCAGCGACCCGACATTGTTCTCATCGATCTTGGGCTCCCCGGCTTCAAAGGCTCTTCAAGCCTGAGAAAACTCCGTAAATTGCCCGGTCTGGACCAAGCCTCTTTCCTTTTAAGTGCCTCGCCGCCGGCCTCGCAAACGCGGCTCAATCCCTTCACTGTGCAGGTCGATGATTACCTGGCCAAACCTTATGGCGACGACGAGTTGCTCGTTCGATTGGGTGCTTGTCTGGCACGCAAGAGGCTGCTGTCGGAATCCGGGGCGCAGGCGCAGGATTCCAAGTCGCTTCAGCCGCAAACGGATGCCACGGCTCAAGACGATCTTTTCCAGGTCATGCAGAAAGTTCTTAAAGATCTTTCCCGTTTTAAAAATCTCGAGCGTTGTTCCGTCGCCTTGCTGCAGCAGGACCGCAGCCTGGCCTATGTCATCGCGTCCAGCGACGCCCCGGCTCCTGCCGGCTGGCGGCTCGATCTCGCAAACTATCCTGAACTGCGAGAAGTCGGGCGAACCGGTCATCCCCTCATCATTCGCAACGTGCGCCAATCACCACTCATGGCGGATGTCGCCGAGCGCCTGCACAGCCAGTTGTTTCAGTCCCTGCTGGTCGTACCCGTGGTGATCGGGGAGTGTGTCGTTGGTGCCCTGGTGTTGCGATTTTCCGAAGCCGATCCCGAGTTCGGCCAGGAGGAACTCTTCTTCTGTCAGCTCATGGCTCTGATGTTTGCCCAGGTGATCAAAAGTTCTCAGGATTTGCCCCAGTTTCACTCCATGCTGCGCGAGGAGAATCGGCAACTTGTTAAAATGTTGGAAAAGCGCGACCAGTTTGCCGTCAAGGCGATTGCTGCCCTACATACTCCCGTGACCGTCATTCACGGCTTTTGCGCATTGATCAAAGATGGCGGCGTTTCACGGCTCACTGCGGATCAGCAGGAATATTTCGACAAGGTTATCGAAACCTGTGAAGCTCTTGACGGGTTGATGGGCGATTTGCTTGAACTCTCACGCTTTATTTCCGGACACGCCGCCCTGGAACTGGGCGAGCGGGATCTGTGCATGATTCTGCGCAAAGTTTACGAAAAGGTTTGGCCGCAAGCCCTGGCCAAGGGACTTATTTTTCAATGGGATATGGAACCCTCCGATTGTCGCGCTTGGTTCGATGCCGCGAGCATTCAGCGGGTGCTTGAAGGCCTGGTTGCCAATGCCATACGTTTTACCGCCCCTGGCGGTCAGGTGCGCATGGTCGTGGAGGATCGCAGTCAGGAAATTCATGTCCATGTGCAGGATTCCGGTGTCGGCATCAAGGAGGCTGATCTGGCCCGCATGCTCGGCGAATGCACCGCGGAAACGGCCCTTGGCGAGGATTCGGGCTGCGGCCTCGGCATGGCTTTGTACCGCGCTATCCTCGCCGCGCATCAGGGGCGGCTGTGGGCCAAGAGCCGCCCGGGGCAGGGCAGTTTGTTCAGCTTCAGTCTGCCGAAAAGGCCGGTGGTTGTCGTCTGATTTATTTCAAGAAGTGGGTGACTGTTCAGCCTTACCCTCCGAGTTTCCCGGCTGAATGGTTGCGGCAATTTGTTGGAGAGCAGGGTCGTTGCAGGTTTGCAGCGGCCCTGTTTTTTTTATAACCTCTCAACCTGTCCCGCAGCCACGGCGGCATCGCTTGGGGTGAAAACTCGCCTGCGGCGCAGATATTCCCCGCGGCTCTTAACCGCCACGACCTGCGCCGCGATTGGACGTTGCAGCTAAGGCGCTATTTTTTTCAAGCAAAATAATTGACAGTTT
Coding sequences:
- a CDS encoding fumarate hydratase; translated protein: MPDFVYQEPFPLGKDETKYRLLPESQKYVSTTNFDGQEILKVVPEGLSVLANQAFRDVSFLLRPEHNEQVAKILSDPEASMNDKGVAVAFLRNAEVSANFELPFCQDTGTACIVGKKGQKVWTDCNDAEMLSQGVYKTYTEENLRYSQTVALDMYTEKNTGTNLPAQIDLYAAEGNEYKFLFVAKGGGSANKTMLYQETKALLTPEKLEKFLVEKMKSLGTAACPPYHIAFAIGGTSAETCLKTVKMASTKYYDSLPTTGNEHGQAFRDVELEEKLLKAAQKLGIGAQFGGKYFAHDIRVIRLPRHGASCPVGMGVSCSADRNIKAKINKEGLWVEEMDSNPGRLIPDAYRRKHDHGVKIDLNQPMEAMLAELTKHPVATPLLLTGTIVVGRDIAHAKFKELLDAGKPLPDYLKKHPIYYAGPAKTPKGKPSGSFGPTTAGRMDSYVDLLQSNGGSLIMIAKGNRSQQVTDACKKHGGFYLGSIGGPAALLAEENIKKVECIDYPELGMEAVWKIEVVDFPAFILVDDKGNDFFKQLGC
- a CDS encoding acetyl-CoA C-acyltransferase, whose amino-acid sequence is MNKNQPRAAIIGGMRTPFVKAGGPFRHIDPLKLSSHAVRGLLERFALDPAKVDRLVWGRVIHDPHISNLAREIVFDLKLPAHIHADLVSNNCITGIHAMMAVSDAIALGQCEVGIAGGVESMSNTPLLFGHDATRIFTDAAMAKALVDRLKILAQLRPGHFKPRALGVKEPSTGLSMGEHAEISAKKWDVNRREQDEIALRSHQRAAAATADGRLKAEIYPLGGVAHDTIVRGDTSLEKLAKLPAVFDRSASGTISAGNASPLTDGASALLLMSEERAAVEELEVLALIKAVEFAAIDPADGLLMAPAVAVPRLLRRTGLTLDQMDIVEMHEAFGAQVACNLKAWEKGWKEAAVGGVDPEKLNPLGSSIAVGHPFGATGTRILTTLANEMARRKVKYGLVSICAAGAMAAAVILERP
- a CDS encoding putative signal transducing protein, producing the protein MVRFYDPPNIAEQAVVEGILRKAGIEFVLAPGAESENGPSQILVAEEDVPRAMELLAQQGRA
- the ilvA gene encoding threonine ammonia-lyase, biosynthetic gives rise to the protein MQKMLKLILTSRVYDAAIETPLDEAQGLSALLGNRVLLKREDLQPVFSFKLRGAYNRIAHFSPEERSRGVIAASAGNHAQGVAFSARMLGIAATIVMPATTPQIKVDAVSGYGARIVLFGDNYSEAADHCARLAEETGMAFVHPFDDELVIAGQGTVADELLRQSAGKLDAVFVPVGGGGLIAGMAVYLKALRPDVRIIGVEPRDADAMTRSLEAGRRVRLDSVGIFADGVAVREVGRLNFELCRKYVDEMVLVDTDELCSAIKSVYQATRSIVEPAGALALAGLQKYVRERKPVGQTLVAINSGANMNFDRLRYVAERTLVGEKKEALFAVTIPEQPGSLKRFCQDLVAGRNITEFNYRLSQRDHAHIFVGITVRDEEERLSFGKRMNEAGFVNLDLTDNELAKTHIRYMVGGRSTTAGREFLYRFWFPERPGALGRFLDAMGANWNISLFHYRAQGGEFGRVLIGLEIPEGDDAEFQKFLGNLGYRYQEETSNPAYRLFL